The sequence CCTGCATCGGGCGCTCGGGGCTTTGGATGAGCATTATCGCGTTCCGCTGGTGCTTTTTTATCTGCGTGAGCTAAGCTATCGGGACATCGCTGAGACCTTGGGGCTGCCGATTGGCACCGTCATGTCCCGCTTGTCTCGAGCGAAGGATACCCTGCGGCGAATACTCCAGCAAACCAAGGACGTAACTGAATGAATCCCCTCGTATGACCCCCGAAGAAGCCAGACTCCACCTCGATGCCTGCACGCTGCGCCCCGGCGATGCAGATGCCGAGGCGCGTGCGCTCTCGGGTGGCGATCCACAGCTGCAGGCCTGGGTGGAAAAGCGGACAGCTACCGATGAAAAGATGGCCGATGCCTTCCATGCGGCGCCGGTGCCGTCTGGGCTGAATGATCGTTTGTTGGCGGCCATGATGGCAGAGGTGCAGGCTGGAGAGGCCCCCGCTGCCGCAGCACCTTTAGAGAAAGAGAAGGGGGCGCCTGTCGCCTCCATGTCTTGGCTTGCCTTAGCGGCAGCCTTTACCCTCAGCGCTTTGGGCTTGTGGTGGGTTTTACAGCAGCCTCCCGCCTGGCAGGGGGAAGCACTGGCGATTGCCAAGGGACTCAGTGCAGGCACGATCTCGCTGGATCAAACTTCCCCTGAATATGCCCAACTGGTGGCTGCGCTCCAGCCCACAGGCGCACCCACTCCCGCAGGGCTACCCACCGATCTCACAGCGCTTTCGACCCTGGGCTGTAAAGTGATCGAGATCAATGGCCAGCCCGCCTCGGTCATCTGCTTCATGTTGGCTCCGGGCAAACCGGCGCATCTGATCACCTTCCAGGCGCAGGGTGTCTCAGGGGCTCCCCGAAATGAAACGCCGCTCTATGCCGTGAATGGAGACTGGCATTTGGCTTCCTGGCGCGCGGGGGATCGAGCTTACTTTTTGGCGACTCAGGCTGATGAGGCGAAACTCAAAGCTTTGTTTGCCTGGATGGACTCCCTTTCATGGGTCAAGCACCTCGCCTGAGGGCTGCTGGAAGATGATTTTCCGTCATATCGGGATCTCTGCGACGTTGGTATGCAGGTCACATCATGATGAAATTCGCTTCTGCCCTGGGTCTGTTCCTTTGCCTGTCTGTTCTCTCCGCTCGATCCGCCGATGAGCTACCGACGCTCATGACCACGCGTGGTAAGTTGCTGGTGGACCAGGATTTCTCGCAGCCCTTGAAGCCTTTCGATGGAGTCTCCAAGGGGTTCGCCAGCGGTTTCTCGGGCTGGCGCTGGAATGCGGTGCCTCGTGGTGGCAAGTGGGCGGTGGAAAACGGGGTCTTTACGGGGCGTGAAACCACCGAAGTGAAGCATCCGGCGACTGCCTCTTATGGAGTGCTTTTCAAGAATGTGGTGATCCAGTGTGAGGTGCGCATGAACAACGTGCCTTTGGATGGCCGCAAGTATCGCAGTCTGAGCGTGCGCACGGTGGATGCTAAAGACTACGTCTGCAGCATCCATATGAATGAAGGCGGCTTTCGCATCACCAAGGATGATAACGACCACGGTGGCCCGGACAAATCGGTGCCGCTGGGCGAGTTCAAAACCCCGCTCAAGCTGGATGAATGGCACACCGTCGTGTTCGAAGTCCTCGGCGAGGAAATGGTGGGCACCGTGGACGGTCACAGCCTCACGGGCACCCATCCGCTCATCGGCACGGACAAGCACAGCATCATGTTCGTGATGGGCGTGGAAGGCAGTGTCCGTCACTTCAAGGTCTGGGAAGCCCAGCTCAATCCCGAGTGGGCGAAGAACAAGGCGAAGCTGATGGAGACGGAGTGAAGAAAAGGTGAGGCGGCCACTCTTGGCCGCCATCAATCTTGTTGCGGTCAAGAGTTGTGCATAGCTCTTGACCGCATTCGAACTTCATTGCGGGCAAGAGTGCCCGCATCACTTAACTCACCGCAGCCAGCAACTTCGGCAGGAGGTCGCTGATTTTCACGCGCTCCTGTTCACCGCCATCGCGGTGACGCAGGGTGACGGTGTCTTGAAGCTCAGGGCCTTTTTCACCGAGGGTTTCGAAGTCGATGGTGATGCCGAAAGGCGTGCCGACTTCGTCCTGACGGGCATAACGACGACCGATGGAGGCGGTTTCGTCGTAGAAGCAGTTCATGTGCTTCTTCAGCAGGGCATAGACTTCGCGGGCCTTGGCGACCAGCTCGGGCTTATTCTTCAGCAGCGGGAACACACCGACCTTGATCGGGGCTACGCGTGGGTGGAAGCGCAGCACGGTGATGATCTCCTTCTTGCCTTTGTCATCCACCTTCTCGGTTTCATTGAAGGCATTGGCGATGATGGCTAGGGCCATGCGGTCCAGCCCGGCGGAAGGCTCGATGACGTGCGGGACGTAGTTGCCTTTGAAGAGACGCTCGAACCAAGCGCGAACGTCGGCTTCGGGCATTGGTTCGCCTTTGACCTTGGCCTGTTCGGCAGCAAGGCGCTTCTGGATCAACGCTTCTTTTTGTTCGGCGGTGAGCTTGGCGGCAGCGTTCTTGAGTTCTTCGTCGAAGACTTCCTGCGTCTTGCCACTGTGCTTCTGGTGCTGGCTGAGGTCGAACTCGCCACGGGCGGCGATACCTTCCAGCTCCTCGGTGCCGAAGGGGAAGTCGCAGAGGATGTCCACGCAAGCACGGGCATAGTGAGCCAGATCTTCTGGGGTCTGCCAATAATACTCCAGCACACCGCCGAGGCCGATGCTGTCGTAGAACTTGGTGCGCTGATCGACCCAGTAGCGGTGCCAGAGATCCCAGCCCCAGTTGGCTTGAGGTTCGCTGAGGTCAGCACCTTCACTCCACTGAGCCACTTCACCGGAGATGATCTCCACGGCTTCATCGGGCTTGATGAAGAACTCGAGCTCCATCTGTTCGAACTCGCGGCTGCGGAAGGTGAAGTTCTTCGGTGTCACCTCGTTACGGAACGCCTTACCGATCTGGCAGATACCGAACGGCACCTTCATGCGGTTGGAATCAAAGACGTTCTTGAACTGGGCAAAGATGGCTTGGGCCGTCTCTGGACGCAGGTAGGTGACATCGTCCTCCGTGGCGGTTGGGCCAAGGTAGGTCTTCAGCATCAGGTTGAACGGACGCGCAGGGCCGAGTGCACCACCGGTTTCGGGGTGGAAGTCGATGCTTTTCTCGACGGTGTCGCCTTTGGCTTCGCCTAACAAGACGATCTCTTCAGGCTTGCCTGCGGCTTCACCGGCATTGGAGGCAATGAGGGTGCGCACACGCTTGCGCAGGCTCTCGATGTGCTCGCCTTTCTTCATGAGCACAGAGATGACACGATCCAGTTTCCAGCCTGTCGGGGCCTCAGCGCCGGTGTAGTTCATGATCACACCTTCCTGGGGATCTACATGGTCGGCACGCACGCGTTTGTTGGTCAGGGAGCACTCGCGCATGAGATCGGCGAAGGTATCCACGTGACCGCTGGCCTTCCAGATGGCGGGATTCATGAGGATGCTGGCATCCAGACCGAGGACGTCTTCACGTTCACGGGTCATGGTCGTCCACCAGGCGTTGCGCAGGTTGCGCTTCAGTTCAGCACCGAGGGGACCGTAGTCCCACACACCACCGCAGCCGCCATAGATCTCGCTGCTTTGGAAGATGAAACCGCGGCGCTTGCAAAGAGAGACGATTTTCTCCATGAGAGCGGTGTTGTTCTTGGCGTCGGTGGACATAGGGTTGGATGACGAATGACTGAATGACGAATGCCAATGAGCACCCTGGATGGGCACGATCGGCAAGGGGGCGGGTAAGGAGCGCGAGAGCGGCCGTTTAGCAAGGGAAAGCTGGTGTCAGAAGGGCAGTTATGACGGGATTTCACGAGGCAAATGACGGAGAACGGTGTGTCGAGACGTGGTGATGCCATTTGCACCCCGCTTTAAGCACGCTAAAAAGCTCGATTTCCCTCCCATGCGTGCCCTTATCCAACGTTCCCAAGCTGCTTCTGTCACCATTGATGGTCTGGTCACCGCCAGCATTTCTCACGGTTTGGTGGTTCTGTTAGGCGTGGAGCATGAGGACACGGTGGAAGATGCGGAGTGGCTGGCGGCGAAGATCCATCAGATGCGTATCTTTGAAGACGAAGAGGGAAAGATGAACCGGAGTGTCAAGGATGCCGGTGGCAGTGTGCTCGTGGTGAGTCAGTTCACACTTCATGCGAGCACGAAAAAAGGTAACCGACCTAGCTTCATCCGGGCTGCACGGCCTGAGGTGGCGATCCCGCTGTATGAGCACTTCATGCAGGTGCTGGAGCGAGAGGTGCCCGTGCAACGAGGCGTCTTTGGGGCCGATATGAAGGTGGCCTTGGTCAATGATGGACCCGTCACAATTTGGATGGACTCAAGGGCTAAGGAATAACCTATAATGAATAATAAAATCAATTTCGTGTTGCACGGGCTTCTGTTGCCTCCAATTTCATCCCTCCTCGAACTGAGATCTCTTCATCACTTCTATGCGCCGTCGCTCCAACCCCCTTTCTGAACGCAACATCAAACGCATCGACACCCGTAGC comes from Prosthecobacter debontii and encodes:
- a CDS encoding glycine--tRNA ligase; the protein is MSTDAKNNTALMEKIVSLCKRRGFIFQSSEIYGGCGGVWDYGPLGAELKRNLRNAWWTTMTREREDVLGLDASILMNPAIWKASGHVDTFADLMRECSLTNKRVRADHVDPQEGVIMNYTGAEAPTGWKLDRVISVLMKKGEHIESLRKRVRTLIASNAGEAAGKPEEIVLLGEAKGDTVEKSIDFHPETGGALGPARPFNLMLKTYLGPTATEDDVTYLRPETAQAIFAQFKNVFDSNRMKVPFGICQIGKAFRNEVTPKNFTFRSREFEQMELEFFIKPDEAVEIISGEVAQWSEGADLSEPQANWGWDLWHRYWVDQRTKFYDSIGLGGVLEYYWQTPEDLAHYARACVDILCDFPFGTEELEGIAARGEFDLSQHQKHSGKTQEVFDEELKNAAAKLTAEQKEALIQKRLAAEQAKVKGEPMPEADVRAWFERLFKGNYVPHVIEPSAGLDRMALAIIANAFNETEKVDDKGKKEIITVLRFHPRVAPIKVGVFPLLKNKPELVAKAREVYALLKKHMNCFYDETASIGRRYARQDEVGTPFGITIDFETLGEKGPELQDTVTLRHRDGGEQERVKISDLLPKLLAAVS
- the dtd gene encoding D-aminoacyl-tRNA deacylase produces the protein MRALIQRSQAASVTIDGLVTASISHGLVVLLGVEHEDTVEDAEWLAAKIHQMRIFEDEEGKMNRSVKDAGGSVLVVSQFTLHASTKKGNRPSFIRAARPEVAIPLYEHFMQVLEREVPVQRGVFGADMKVALVNDGPVTIWMDSRAKE